DNA from Deinococcus sp. YIM 77859:
TCCGAGCGAGCACCACGCTGAGCCCCAGGGCGCTGAGGGTGGCGTGGAAGAGCAGGCCGCTACACACGCCCAGCACCGCGCCCCACCCCGCCGCGCGCCCCCCCGCCAGAGCCGCGCGAATCACCAGGGCTGTGTCTGCCCCCGGCGTGACGGTCAGCAGCAGGGAAAACACAGCAAAACCGAGCAGGGTGCCGTCCATTCCCGCAGCGTAAGCGGCTGCGGTGCCCGCCGAGAAGCCCGCCCTAGGTCACCCGCCCCGCCGCCTCCACCGCCCGGTAGGCCCCGGTGTCGAGCAGTTCGCGCAGGACCTGCACCGTCGTCTCGAGCTCCGCCTCGGTGTTGTAGAGGGCGACGGGAGCGAGGCGCAGGATATCGGGGGCGCGGAAATCGGGGTGATGCCGCGTGCCCGCAGCGCGAGGCTGAGGGCGTGGGCTTGTGGGTGGGCCAGGGCGACGTGACCGCCGCGCCGGGTGGGTTCGCGCGGCGTGACCACCCGCAGTTCGGGAAGGTGCCTCTCCACCAGCGCCATCAGGTACGCGGTCAGCTCCAGGCTGCGGGCACGCACCTCGGCCAGCTCGACGGTATCAAACACGCTGAGTGCCCCCTCCAGCGCCGCGAGCGCGAGGATGGGCGGCGTGCCGAGCTGGTAGGCGCCCGCACCAGCCGCGGGGCGAAAGGTGTGGGCCATTTCGAACTGCGTCGCCTTGTCGTGGCCCCACCATCCGCGCAGGCCGGGGACGAGATGATGGTGCCGCTCGTGCAGGTAGAGGCCTCCCGGCGCCCCGGGTCCAGCATTCACGTACTTGTAGTGACACCACACCGCGAAATCCGCGCCCCAGTCGTGCAGCTCGTGCGGCACGCTCCCCACGCTGTGGGCCGCGTCCCAGCCGATCAGGATGCCGCGTTCCCGCGCGGCGCGGGTCAGCCCCGGCACGTCCAGGAGCGCTCCAGAGCGGTACAGCACCGTCGGCAGCAGGACCAAGGCCACGTCATCCGTCAACGCCGCTCGGATCTCCTCCTCGCGCAGCGTCTGGCCGTCGCGGGCGGGAATCAGGCGCAGCTCGGCGCCGAAGCGCTCGGCCCAAGCGTGCAGCGCGTACACGTCGGACGGAAAATCGAGTGCGGTGGCGACGAGGTGGCGCCGCGCACCCTCCGGACGGTAGAGGGTGGCGAGCAGGGCATGCAGATTGGCGGTGATGCTGCCCGTGGCGATGACTTCATTGGAACGCGCCCCCACCAGCCGCGCGAGGGCAGGCGACAGCGTCTCGGCCAGCTCAAACCAGTGGTCCCAGCCGCTCACCGCGTCGCGCTGCCACTCGTCCAGACGGCGCAGCACGGCAGCGCGAGCCGCGTGGGGCATCACGCCCAGGCTGTTGCCGTCGAGGTAGATGCCGGGGGGCATCGCGAAGAGGTCACGTCTCATGCCCTCTCCTCCGGCAGGGTCCCCGCAGGCAGCAGCAGGGCGCGGGCCGGGGCCCCGTCGACACCAACAAGCGGCAGCGGCAGGCACACGAGGTCGTATTCTCCATCGGAAACCGCGCTGAGGTTGAGGCCCTCCACAATGAGGATCCCCGTCTCCCGGCAGGCCTGGTGGGCGGGAAGCGTCTTGCTGGTCAGCGGATCCACGCTCGGGCTGTCCGTGCCGATGAGCCGCACGCCGCGCCGCGCCGCCTCGCGCACCAGTTCCGGGGCCAGGGCCGCAAAGTCTTGGGGAAACTCGGCCCAGTGGGCGGGCTGACCCGTGTGCAGCAGCAGCCGGGGCGGGAGGCGTGCTGGCAGCTCCGCCAGGGCGGTGGCGGG
Protein-coding regions in this window:
- the kynU gene encoding kynureninase, yielding MRRDLFAMPPGIYLDGNSLGVMPHAARAAVLRRLDEWQRDAVSGWDHWFELAETLSPALARLVGARSNEVIATGSITANLHALLATLYRPEGARRHLVATALDFPSDVYALHAWAERFGAELRLIPARDGQTLREEEIRAALTDDVALVLLPTVLYRSGALLDVPGLTRAARERGILIGWDAAHSVGSVPHELHDWGADFAVWCHYKYVNAGPGAPGGLYLHERHHHLVPGLRGWWGHDKATQFEMAHTFRPAAGAGAYQLGTPPILALAALEGALSVFDTVELAEVRARSLELTAYLMALVERHLPELRVVTPREPTRRGGHVALAHPQAHALSLALRARGITPISAPPISCASLPSPSTTPRRSSRRRCRSCANCSTPGPTGRWRRRGG
- a CDS encoding cyclase family protein yields the protein MIDISRRLTPGHPTWPGDAPFRVEPLARIARGDSVNTGELRTSTHTGTHVDAPWHYDDAGARLDEVNLAAYLGPCRVVTVRAEEGLVPATALAELPARLPPRLLLHTGQPAHWAEFPQDFAALAPELVREAARRGVRLIGTDSPSVDPLTSKTLPAHQACRETGILIVEGLNLSAVSDGEYDLVCLPLPLVGVDGAPARALLLPAGTLPEERA